The DNA sequence ACATTCGCGAATTGTTCCCGCATGTGCTCGTGTACACGGCGGTTGTGCCGACGTACCCGGGCGGATTGTGGAGCTTTACAATCGGCTCGAAACGGCCGCTTGAGCTGCCGAAGCAAACAGCGATTCCCGAAGATACAAAATACGTCAATGACGCTGTATTCCGCCAATGCTTCGCGTTGCCTTCCTTTTTGCGCGCTGCGCTGGAGGCAGAGAACGAAAACACGGGAAAATGACCGTTAAAAAACCGCTGTCCCTCGCATTTAGGGACAGCGGTTTCGATTTGTCTGGAAAACACACGTTGAATGTTCTTGAGTCAACCTGCATTGGTTGGCTGCTTAGGCGTCATCTTTTGCGCGCGTTCGACTGCCGGCAAGCGCCCGCTTGGCGAGCCACGCGATCGTCAAGTCGTCAGCCGGCGGGTTATGGAGTCCGGCGCGCACGTCGCGGTAATAGCGCCCAAGCGGACTATCAGCATACAAACTTTGTCCCCCGACGATGCGCATCGCCCAATCGACAACCTCGAGCGCGGTATTCGTCGCAATGAACTTGGCGGTTGCCAGTTCCTCTTTCATTTCATGACGTTTGTCAGGGTATCGATCCCATAAATCGGCGATGCTATACAGAAAATGACGGGCGTGAACGAGGCGCCACTCCATCTCGGCGATTTTCCGCTGCACCTCCGGCGTCGAGGCGATCGGCTGCGACAACGTGTTCGGTTGGTACGTTTGGGCAAAGCGGAGCGCCTCATTGCGGGCGGCGATGGCGATCCCTAAGTAGCATGCCGGAACATGCAAAAGCCATCCTTGTGCCGGAGTGGCTTCGTTCGCTTCTCCAAGCGTCTCTACGAGCGCCTCTTGGTCGACTTCGACTTCTTCAAGAACAAGATCATCGCTGCGCGTCGCCCGCATGCCAAGCGTGTTCCACGTCGGCTCGATGCGGATGCCTGAAGCAGACATCGGAACGAGAAATTCACCGACCCGACCATCTTCCATCGTGGCGGAAATCAATACGTAATCGAGCGCAGGGGCTAACGATGCAAATGTCTTTCGCCCCCGAAGCACCCAGCGGCCATGGCGAAAGACGGCCGTCGTTTCCGGTTTACCGCCGCGCGCCGGGCTGCCGGTTGCCCGTTCAGAATGGGCGCTGTTTATCAACACATGGCGTTCCGTGATCTCGCTGGCCAGGCGGATGAGCACCGCTTCCGGCCAGCGGCGCAGCAAATACAGGCGCATGACAATGCTTAAATGCCAACCGAGTGACAAGGCGGTGGCGCCGTCGCCTTGGGCCAGCGTCTCTTGCACGAGCACGAGCTCGTACAGCGAGGCCCCGCCGCCTCCGTATTCGGCCGGGACGGTCAACGACAGAAATCCGGCTTCTTTTAACAGAGCGAAGTTGGCAAACGGAAACTCGGCCCGCTCATCATAATGCGCCGCGCGGGCGGCAAACTGTTCAGCGAGGCGCCATGCCCGGCGGTGAAGCTCTTCTTCCCGTTCGGTCCGCACAAGCAGATGGTACAATTCGTTCATCGTTCTCCCCTTCTTTTTTCCAGGATGCCTCTATTGTACCGGTTTTGCATTGATGAGGAAATGAAAATGCATTACAACAGAAAGAAATGGCGGACATATCGGTCATCGTGGCGATGGACAAACTCGTTTTTCGCCGCATCGTATACATACTCCTCTTGCCAGCGGCGGCCATAGCGGGCGATTTGGCGGACGGCATGAAGGATCGTATACACTTCTTCATTCGTCATCGTCGGATGAAGCGACACGCGCACCCAGCCCGGTTTTGCCAACAAGTTGCCGCTTTTGACTTCGTTGAGCAAGGCGGCGGACTGCTCTTGATCGATGCCAAGCAAATAATGGCCGTACGGCCCGGCGCATGAACAACCGCCGCGCGCTTGAATGCCGAAGCGATCATTCAGCAGTTTGACAACAAGGTTGTAATGCAATCCATCTATGACAAATGAGATGATGCCAAGACGGTCGTCCCGATGTCCTTCAAGCACGCGGACGCCGGGAATGTCTTTTAACGCCGGTAATAGGAGCGATACGAGCTCCTGTTCGCGGGCGCGCATTCGTTTTATGTTCATTTGCTCTTTCAGCTGGATGGCGAGCGCTGCTTTGATCGTTTGCCAAAACGGCGGCGTTCCCCCGTCTTCCCGCTCTTCGATTGCCTCTACGTATTCGTAATGCCCCCACGGGTCGGTCCAATACACCGTTCCGCCTCCTGGATGGTCAGGCGCCTTTTGGTCATACAGCCGGCTGTCAAAGAGAAGCACTCCTGCGCTTCCCGGTCCGCCAAGAAATTTGTGCGGCGAAAAATAAATGGCATCTAGCTGTTCCATCGGGTCATCCGGGTGCATATCGATGCGCACATACGGGGCGGAAGCGGCAAAGTCGACGAAGCAAAACCCGCCATATTCATGCATCAGTTTCGCCAAGGCATGATACGGCGTTTCGATCCCAGTTACGTTCGAGCAGGCGGTGAATGCGCCGATCTTTTGCGGCCGATCGCGGTAGCGCTCGAGCAGCTCCCGCAAATGGTCAAGATCGACATCCCCGTTTTGGGTCGGCCGAATCGTCACGACTTCAGCGATCGTTTCCACCCATGGCAATAAATTTGAATGGTGCTCCATATGGGTGACAAAAACGACTGGCCGCTCCTCATCATGAAGGGACAAGCGGCGCTTCCACCGTTCCGGTACGCGCAAGCCAAGCAGACGCTGCAGCTTGTTGACGGCGCTTGTGGTCCCGGCGCCTTGCATGATCAAGGCATCGTTTTTCCCGGCATGAACGTGCTGTTTGATGATTTCTTTTGCATAGTGATAGGCAAGCGTCGTTTTCGTCCCGGTCACGTTCGACTCAGTATGGGTGTTGCCGACGAACGGGCCGAGTTCACGGGCCATTTTCTCCTCAATCGGGCGATACAGCCGTCCGCTTGCCGTCCAGTCGGCGTAAAGAAGCCGCTGCTCGCCAAACGGGGTGGAAAACGGATGAAAGCGGCCAATCGTTCCGTCGCGAAACGGCTGAAAATACGTCTCGAGCTCACCGCGGCACGTATACGTCGCATGGCCAATCGTCGCCCGAATCATCATCACTGCTCCCCCTTTCCGCAATCAGCCTATTCTCAATACAGAGTATGTATCCTTTTGACGATTGGTCCAGAAAAAACAACAATCCGCCGGGTGGGCGGATCGTTCAAACAATCTAAAGAGGATTATACATTTTTGGGCGGGTTGCACGGCGCGGCTTGTTCAGTGGAAACAAGGTACTCCGCCAGCCGCGCCCGCAGCTCGTCCGGGAGCGGTTCGCTTGTTTGGGTATGGAAGTTAAAATGGACGACGACCGCCTCTCCGAGGGCAATGAGCGTACCTGTTTCCTCCTCGACGATGCGATGGATGCATTGAAAGCTTTTGTTGCCAATGCGGGAGACATTCGTTTCCACCCGCAACCGCCGCCCGAAAAACGCTTGGCGAATAAAGTCGCACTTCGTAGACGCCAAAATAAAGTGCCATTCGTCCGTACGTCCGCCGTGGCTCAGCTCATCGAACAAACGGGTGCGCGCTTCTTCCAAATAAATAAAATAGCTGATGTTGCTTAAATGTCCGAGCGCGTCTGTTTCACAAAAACGCGGATTGACCGTAATCGTGTGCGTTTTCATTCGTGTTCCCTCTCCCCTTTT is a window from the Geobacillus stearothermophilus ATCC 12980 genome containing:
- a CDS encoding acyl-CoA dehydrogenase family protein: MNELYHLLVRTEREEELHRRAWRLAEQFAARAAHYDERAEFPFANFALLKEAGFLSLTVPAEYGGGGASLYELVLVQETLAQGDGATALSLGWHLSIVMRLYLLRRWPEAVLIRLASEITERHVLINSAHSERATGSPARGGKPETTAVFRHGRWVLRGRKTFASLAPALDYVLISATMEDGRVGEFLVPMSASGIRIEPTWNTLGMRATRSDDLVLEEVEVDQEALVETLGEANEATPAQGWLLHVPACYLGIAIAARNEALRFAQTYQPNTLSQPIASTPEVQRKIAEMEWRLVHARHFLYSIADLWDRYPDKRHEMKEELATAKFIATNTALEVVDWAMRIVGGQSLYADSPLGRYYRDVRAGLHNPPADDLTIAWLAKRALAGSRTRAKDDA
- a CDS encoding acyl-CoA thioesterase, with the protein product MKTHTITVNPRFCETDALGHLSNISYFIYLEEARTRLFDELSHGGRTDEWHFILASTKCDFIRQAFFGRRLRVETNVSRIGNKSFQCIHRIVEEETGTLIALGEAVVVHFNFHTQTSEPLPDELRARLAEYLVSTEQAAPCNPPKNV
- a CDS encoding aminotransferase class V-fold PLP-dependent enzyme; amino-acid sequence: MMIRATIGHATYTCRGELETYFQPFRDGTIGRFHPFSTPFGEQRLLYADWTASGRLYRPIEEKMARELGPFVGNTHTESNVTGTKTTLAYHYAKEIIKQHVHAGKNDALIMQGAGTTSAVNKLQRLLGLRVPERWKRRLSLHDEERPVVFVTHMEHHSNLLPWVETIAEVVTIRPTQNGDVDLDHLRELLERYRDRPQKIGAFTACSNVTGIETPYHALAKLMHEYGGFCFVDFAASAPYVRIDMHPDDPMEQLDAIYFSPHKFLGGPGSAGVLLFDSRLYDQKAPDHPGGGTVYWTDPWGHYEYVEAIEEREDGGTPPFWQTIKAALAIQLKEQMNIKRMRAREQELVSLLLPALKDIPGVRVLEGHRDDRLGIISFVIDGLHYNLVVKLLNDRFGIQARGGCSCAGPYGHYLLGIDQEQSAALLNEVKSGNLLAKPGWVRVSLHPTMTNEEVYTILHAVRQIARYGRRWQEEYVYDAAKNEFVHRHDDRYVRHFFLL